CGattagaccacaccatatgaaacagatCCGCTAAGAACCGCTcgtaggccacagaagttttggatcaagctgatgtttacgttttccctacatccaggcacatgtgaccttatcaacaagttgcatggcaaataaaacattatggtgagtcctaccaAGGTTTCAATAGAGGGAGTTATTGTCAATATtacttcctgtggtgtagccAACTTAAATTTCGATGTCtcctttttaggctcaagccctaaaattattttcctttttaggctcaagccctaaaattatttttcaaaatagatggacgggttggattaaACATATTCATCACGTTGGGCCCTGTAGATCTCCTAGCAGTactgtccatctctagctagttCGTGGTGTATTACCCAATCCACGCCAATCCAAATGTAAGCGGATTAACTGTGAGTCTGTGACCCAGGCATAAAAATATCTCTGTGCCGAGGCTTTGGGGGGTCTGCAGAAATGTCCctatcaaatccactccgtccatctgttttgaaagactacagttggacaggattctaaaaatcagagagatccaaaacccaggtgggcctaccaacaaaacagtgggataGCAACGTCCTCCAATGAAACCTTCCTGTAGCTGACCACGGAGTTTATATGTCACCGCCGGGCgttaaatccccattgtttcttgtggtgtggtccacatgagttttacaTCTGCCTGATTTATTATATcgacactgttcatccattttttgagatcatttcaaaagatggtaccaaaaatgattcatatccaaagcttaagtggaccacgccagaAATAGCAATGGGAACATTGAttatcaccgttaaaacattcgtaggcccacaataaggtttattttccatccaatctattcataaggtcacgcggacctggatgaagaggaaaaggaaatatcatctccatctaaaacttctgtaaccctatGAGGGTTTCAACTgtgtacgttcaatccccaccgccttttgcagcgtggtccatttgatcttttggatatgttttatttttcgtTCAAGCCGTAGAACGAGCTCGCCAATGAAAGGATTGatgggatgtaacacatacctcataacaggacccatagaactttggtgacgtcaatacaccagccacaTCGCTGGTGTGCGGTGcacaagccaatccgcttccggcagTAACATGGATGGATGTGATATTCAAATCTTTTAAATTAAGGACAGGGAAGGAgaaattggaaacggattggctactccctatgccactagccaatggctagtatgctgtgggccccaccatgatgtatgtgtttcaccatgCCATCCATGtattttcctagatcattttatggtattagcccaaaaatgaggtatatcccaatctcaagtggaccacattacaagaaacggtgttgattgagcgtccaccattaaaagctttttgggatcataaaagttttggatcaagcagatctttgtttttttcccctcaTCTAAGTCTGAATGATGTAATCAACAAattcgatgtcaaataaacagtacaaaaggccttaggaggattttaatgatggatatccaatcactattgttttcgtgtggtgtgatccacctaagatttatatccatctcattttactATAGTAAGTGTAccatttggcttaaccatgctattctcctaacttttctaagcacttttatTAGTAcggaaaagttataatcaaattaaaacttattataaataataaaataaaaataaaaataaaaaagaaaagaaaattcatcCGTATATTTGATGAATTTGGTGTGCATAACCCTGCATATcggagttgggtggctaaagcagctcgtcctacctcaaaatcatatgatGGCGTGTAGAATAACTCATTTGGATTTGCGAGTTGAGCCCATTTTAAGGTCCTGACAGTACAAATCACTTCCGCCTCTAATTGGACCTTTTCTAGTTGATCTTGGCCATAAAATAgtccacaacccgctctacatcaattaggTACACCATCTCATCATGTTCACAGTACAAATCAGCTCAATCTAAAAAGTCAGATGGGCCATGGCAATGGGAACAatgaagtcaggtgggccatgaaatGGGAACAATGTCAAATCATTTGTAAAACCTCTAACTTCATTATGTGTGGCCTGcctgaattttagatcattttgaTTATCGGAATCTGCTATCAGCCTTTTAGATGCACCTCATGATCAAGTTGCAGCAGTTTGTAAAACATGGTGGccccagaaaaataaaaaaaaaaaaaaaaaaaaaaacttattttttgtatccccTTTACATTTTccgtatagtgtggtccacttgaattatgagtcatgctgatttttaggcccatggtctAATACCAAGTGATGAACCTAatgtatggagtggatgtcacataaaGTATAATTAGCCCAATAGAGTTGGAATCTTGTAAACCACTACTTACAATAATTGTTCTTATAATAAGGTTGTTGTAATATTTAAAATTCACATCAACTGCTCCTATAAATGATTGGCGGTTGTTTGGGTTTTATATCTAGCAAGTAAGAAAAGAGATttaaaacaataataaataaaagactacgaattcaggaatccacttatagcaatcataaTATCTCATTTATTGATTCAATGTATAACTTAATTGTAATTGAAGTTCTATCCTAGCCAATCAgaagataattctattaaaccaatcatcaacatCAATAAGAACTTGAATTCGATTAAACGATTCTCTTATCAAACACTCAGATCTCAATCACAAGAAATCAAAAGCGTCTAAAGCACTCTTAGGCAATAATAGATCAATTAATTATACAAATTGAATCCTTCTCTAATTCAAGATAAACAattattaaatcaaagcattcattgtactcGTAGTGCACAACAAATTCGGAAATAAAAAAACTCAAAGGCTTTAAAGTAAATCAGAGTGGAAGGTATcaattagatccgtgattggcgctggttggccaatttgatcttgagctggaaggatggatgtggagtctgcacttctatacggaaaattggaagagcagatctacgtGAAGCAATCATAATGGTTCGaagtttaaaggggctgagaaaaagacTTTGCAAGAGGTCGTGGtatgacctgtcgcctaggcaagtggtttgattccttcatggtgagttaggaactgtatgttgatgacatgtaaatTGCCAATtataacatgtctgaaatcaatgtactaaagactcggttaagtgagacattcaagatgaagggTCGAGGGGCTGCAAAAATGGTTCTCGGCATTAAGACTGgaggaggagtaggctttggttatctcagataGAATACCTTGtataggtattgatcaaggatgtgatggaccaAGAAAAGtcagagagcgttccctacgcatcTCTCATTAAGTTTTCCTcaagacatgtcccaaaacagatgaggaaaagaaaGATATATTTCataagccttattcgaatgcagttggcaatgcatgccatggtctgtattagaccagttatttcacaggctatcaatgttgtgagcaaataccccagcAAATAATATTGGATAGTGGTGAGATGGTAAAAAGAGTAtgtctttctttttttagaagacatgagcaaaggtggttgggcacgtgGATTCTGATCGGGTAGGTATGCTCACCTAGAATGTtcttgcagagaagttcaagttttgtgcgacTTCTCTAGGCTTAGCGATGGTATAAAAGGAGGAAGGAGTGTCCACAAGAAACTATGAtgtgatgtagagataagagaagaggtcaagaagctacacggttgaagattgaagacatggcgGAGATTGTTAAcataacagatgtcttaaatctgtacaccgcgctgctcgaccagtcgaggagctggctcgactagtcgagacccgctcgactcaaagtctagggAGCTATGTTTTTAGAGGTCTGAgccgctcgaccaatcgagggtcacgctcgaccagtcgaagtggTCCTTCCACCAGTCGAGGCCttgactcgactagtcgagggttatgcggCCCACgcatggactgcgtaaatttgatgcggtttctgAAATTTTCCAAAGTAGGTGCGTAagtgaagttttctaaactataaataagggtccctagggttattctaaggtattctaagactttctaaaagttttttaagggttcctaaaagggtttttagGGTTTCTAACGGGTGTGGCAAcggtgagattcgaagttgttcaAATTAggtaagtcctctatctttgtaatttatgctttcatagtggaattttgtcactttgtgccgtggatttttttttccgaaaggatttttcacgttaaatttgtgtgttctcttgtgattgattgctatcttagatctagatctatgtgattccgcagcacaaattccCAACAAAGGGTGGACAGGTCTGGCATACTATTTCCacttatgtggtccacctgaatcattgATGTGGTTGAATTTTGGGCCTTGTGCCTAACATGGGCTGACACATCTTataattggagtggatttcacataattgtTACTGTGGGCTCCACTTGAGCCCACCCCACGTTGGTTGCATGTAAGGTCCTTTGCGAGCGAGACCACACACAGGTCTCTCTATATTTGTGTATAACTGGTTGaagtgatgaggtcgatcactgtcttcctcataACTCTGGACTCTTCCTAGAGTTTCCTCTAATTCACAaaggataaaaatagaaataatttctaataaattcaaataaattaattgatgataaaaactaaattacaatcctttaaataatgagctcaaacttaggacgaagttttagactcaaactcacTAAaaacataacttactataaataataaacttattatttatagactatCTCTATTCCTCCTAgtcttcatggtttttggctagaaatagtaagtgtcccatttggctgaaccacgttattctcttaatttttctacgTGTCCAATTTGGCTgaaccacgttattctcttaatttaccatcgaactaaaacttactatttataataaaaacaaaattaaaagagatttttgaccatcgatctgatggcaAATCCGATGTGGGCAACCTGGTATAGtgggttgattggctaaagtagcttctcttaccccaaaattatataggaTACATCCAAAAAATTATCACTGTTTGCAAGATATggctgttttaaggttctgatggtcgatcggaccttctctggtccatctttaccatgaaagGGTCCGCGACCCGGTCTACTTCAGGCATTCAAAGCAAGGTTGGCTTGGGTCCCATCATTTCTAGGGCAGGTCACAAATTGAGAAATGCCATAGGTACTTGAGCAAGTAGGGCCCACAAGTTGACGGGTAGGCCCACCACTGGTGTGGCGCTTGTGCGAACTATGGAATGTTCATCATCCAGGCACCGTCTTATATTTGCCTTGCTCAAAAGTCCGGTTGTTCCATCTTTCAAGAGGGCTGCACCGGTATAAAAGCTAGACATAGCCATTGTCAAGCTGTCAATTTCTGCATGTACGTAGACTGAGAGATGCACAAACGGGTCTCTATTTTTTTAACCTTGAAAATGACCTCAAGCtcagagtaaaagaattaaaTGATCAATGCGTTGAATATTCAAATCAAAGCATATTTTAAAGTGAATATCTCTCGAGGAAGTCTAACACAAAAACCATTTTACATCAtttaaaaataattgcaaacataATTGCTATAGTTCCCAAAATATCCGGTTACAATGAATTTTTGCTTTAGCAATTTTTTTGAAGGAATTATATGAATCACGACCTTAGGCTTTACCCAAGTTTTAAGAAGAGAATGGTTGCTGTTTAACATTATAAAGGCCCAAAATTGGTGACGAGGACTTCCCAAACAGAGAGCTTGGGATCCATTGGCAGCCTGGTCTCGGGTACTGTTACAGCCAggcttatttaaaattttgatttcgtCGGAGCTTTGTCCGTTGATAGCCTGGTCTCGGGTAGTGGTATCGGGTACTCACACACCCCCCCATGCAtgcccatgcactcacaccacacaacggacgcggatttcccgcgaAAGCTTTTCACAGGAAATTCCCaggctggaaacctaggtggggcccaccgtgatgcccaccgtgatgtttgtgagaaatccactccgtccatccgttttctgagatatttttaggataagaggacaaaaatgaaccgtatccaatactcaagtgggcctaaaatgtgagtattgaatgtacacagttgaaatattcgtggggccatagaaattttgaattaggctaatatttatgttttcagttcatcccagtaggaatgatgttattaacggtatggatggcatgtaaacattgcTTTCTACCCCAgagagttttcaatggtaggaattttcctacccaccttttcctcggATCCTTATCACTTTTGGTCTCGAAGTCCTAAAATGTGATCAGAAAACAGATTTACGGTGTGGATtttaaaggctttcgcaggaaatccgcgtcccaccaCAACTGTGCTCGAACACATGACCTCcagttgaaactcttgtgagtctaccactgggcCATAGGGTCGCAGGCCACCCATTGACAGCCATTGACAGCCCTGCATGGGCTTCACTTGTCAAAATTGAAACTTTAGCATTTAAGCCTTGCGTGAGGATCCTATCATGCTTCTCTTTGTCACATGTGACACTCGTGCACAGCTATCTAGAccatcaaaaaaaaaagaaaaaaaagctatCTAGACCATCGGAAGTGTGGAGCACATTGCCGACAGCACACGTCTCTAAATGCACACTGATTAAGAAATCTTAGCCATCTAATTTATAGCTATCaaatggtttttttaaaaaaatagtgacAGTACCAAATTACAAGGGATAAATTAGAACTGGTTGGTTCAGGTCTCACTTTCATGGACCTAGCTAAAATCAGTCTAGTCGTGGCCATCAACGTGGACCCGATTGAAAGGAGGTCAGAGTTTGATAAGTCTGCTCCCAGCCATCCAATTAGTTATAATGAAAATTATTGTTATCATTATATGAAGATTTTTACAATAAAATGGCTATATAatttggattttaccaaatagttcctctctctctctctctctctctctctctctcttattattattatttttttattttacaaagCGGAGAATTCAAAATTGTTACGCTCAGATGGAATATgtctgacatccaacccatccaagagGTGCTTACCAACATGATTATTAGGCAAGCAAAAAATGTTGGCAATCACAAGGCAggccaatccataaaaaataacaTACCAAGCTCGAAATATACATTCGCAAGTTTTAGCCCATCTAATAATTCGATCGCTGTTTTTTCCCCTACAATCACAATGGTGGATGCATatgttgaatggcttggatgtgaCACGCATACCACATGGGGCTCCATAAGTCTTCATTTTTCAGTAATTTTTAAAGAATAAGTGGATGAAGACATTTTTATAATTTCCTTCCGCAAAAAGCACCTTCCCGGAATTATTTGGTAAACTGTTAATTCCTAAagaattttgcagtaaaaattCTTGTTATGTATATATACTGTATCAACAAAATGGGATTTCCAATGCTGTCACGTTGCCGTGCAATTTGTCTATTCATTGGGTGGGGCAATCATTTAAATGACGTTATTTCTCCCAAACCCCTCACAAACCTAAATTCAAAGACTCGACCTACTCGTTCTCAATCGGATTCAGTTGGGACTTCAAGGACAAGACCCGGGCCTGAAAGGACCCGGAACCGTCAAGACACAAACCCAGTTGGCCCGGGTCGAGGTATGAACCCGACCAATTGGCAACCATACGAACAATCGGTTCCCGTCCAGTCGCCATTTGTAAGGCTGGGAAGGTAGAAAGTCAACGTACAAAAGAGTCGGACGCGTATTAGGTACTTCCCCCGCTTGCCAAGCTCAGGAAAGGCAGAGGCTCCGATGGccctgaggggccaccgtgatttatgagttttatccacaccgtccatccatatttccatatcattttaaatggctaaatcaaaaataaggcagatataaggctcaagtgaaccacaccacaggaagcagtggtacTAAGGACGCCTtcatccattgaaaccttcttagggtccactgtcaattattttccatccaacctgttgatatggtcatatacaattGGATGAAGCGAACAAACAAATattgtcttgatccaaaacttctgtggtccctaagaaattttcaacggtaggaatttaattcccactgtgtggtTCACGTAGGCATTGGacattatttatttttggtttcataatctaaaatgatatttaaaaatgcatGAACAGTATAGATAAATTTCATAcgtcacagtggcccctcagttGCCCTGGAAGCCTCCATGTGTCCCGAGTtcggaacaggcgggggtagtacctaatccgcgcccaaaaGAGTGCATGAGCTGGAGAATAGCTTAGCATGCGGTGGGCTTATCAAAAGTCTGCTTTTTAACccatttggagagagagagagagagagagagagagagcaaatatCATATATATCCTATTACATAAAAACCATACAAGGTTGCATAGGGAAAAGAAAAACAGATCGAAGGACACTTAAGGGTCTCATGCCCCAAGAGCTAATGTGCCCCATTTATTCTCACATTATCAAACCTACTAAGGCCACTTCTCTCCAACTCCTCACTTCACCCTGCATCACATTGTTGAAACACTTGTTAGTATATTTATACGTAAAATCTATCACAAATTGTATATACTCACATGCCTAATAACCCATTacagttttcttttttccattcctTCTCTCGTTTTCTGGTGGATAACACTTGGTCcgttccatgtttttttttttaaaaaaaaaaaaaagctgattcAGTCGTCGGGTGCACAGGTGTATGTCGTGATTtcctggaccatccattttcttcacACAGATGTGGCCACATCATGACTGTATAGCATACATACACAATGGCCCAcaaatgaatggatcagatttcaCCCAAATGCAGTCTAGAGAGTATAGCGTAGCATCTCAATTTCCTCCCGAAATTGTTACCCAATGCTGTAAATTCGTCTTTGCTCCTGGAGTTTGGAATTTTAGCCTGGAAAACCAGTAGGTCCATTGAGTAGATCCATTAGAAAATAGGCCATAGACCACATAATTGCATGTCGTGGGAAGCATTGGACCTCTTCCCTTGTTCTGTTctttataattttatattatatttttatttttcactttcaagttagtataaaataaaatatttaaaagaaagagataaaactaaaaagaaaaaatggtgGTAAGAAAAGAATATACTTAGTGCAATCGGTAGACAGGGCAATCTTGTAAGGAATGCTGACACCGCATTTCCCCGGTAGTCCGGCAGCTAGACCATAATTGAGGCCAGAGATGCCTGCTGAGGCACTCTTGATGCACCCGCAGGCCGCCTGGCGATCGGGTGTGGTCTTGGCACTGCTATTTAGTGTTTGGATGCCTTTGCAACAAGCAGGTGGCAAAGCTCCCCCCGAGCGGAGGTAAGAAACGCACGGAGACAGTGCACTAACCACCTGCCCACAAGTGATAGCAGCTTCAGCGCGGGGCGAGGTGATTAATGCAAATGCCAGCACAAGGCATACAAGGGTATGAACTCTAGCGCCAGCCATGACTTGCTATCACCAACACAACTACTACTACAAATGTCTTGCCTTTTTATCTAATTGAGTATGAGACTTTAGCTTGTGTTACGATCTTCATCTCTCCCACGAGGGGTTTATATAGAGGTTAGTGCCGATAGGAGCTAGTTGGCCTCAATTGCATGACATTATGAGAAAAGAAAGGACTAGACTAGGATGGTGCGCCACCGTTTTCACGATAGTTGGGATTCGTCCTCCATACATCTGTCATTCCTGCGGCCATCTAAACCATCGAAATTGTGAGGGCCTTTGAGTGGAGTGGACAAGCAATCGCACCTGTCCATCTGGTTAAGCAATTGTACCCATCAAATTGATTGCTATCTAATGAATGgttagaaatggaaaaaaaaagaaaaagaaaagtgggtggtccaaattctttttccattaaaataaaaaaaaaaaattaaaaaaaattgatgttGAAAGTGGACAATACCACCATTGTGTATCTACACTATATATAATACGAGTAGAGTCTAGCCATTTTTAACCCTGCAGTTAATCAATGAAAGGTGCGTTAGCAATTAGTTTTGGGTGTAGCTGACTGTCCAACGAAAGTATTTAATTGTCTTTTGAATTTATTGAGGAGAGTAACTCGCTGCTACTATTCCTCTTTCTCAATAGCCGGCATGTGCTAGAGGGACCATGTAATAGAGGGTGTTGTTGCAAGAATTTGGTCCACCCTTTGCCGAGATTTGAGTACTCAAAGCAAATCTTGATCCTGCACAGAAAGGTAAGCAAAGGAGACCCCCCCTAACTCAAGCAGGGTACCCTCCGacgccaaagtcaggctagagaatctgggtctaagtagtgtagagtagagagggtgtgagatattgTGTACATGTTCCtgtaaaaatatattatttttatacctGAGGGTCACTTAGGACGTGTCCGATAATCTAGGCGTGGTCATAGCCACTAAGCGAGGGCTATGCACGCGCGGTAATTGGCAGTTATCCCAAGATTGTGCCAATCGTGCCGCGAGCACTACCTGATCATGGCGCGAGCACTACCTCTGCCAAGACTGTCTCTATCCGAGCCAACCTCATGGTTCGAACCTTACTCGATGATCCGAGTCAACGAATGTACGGAAGCGGGCTGTTAATACACTAAGTAAAGAAGCTTTGCTCGGAATACTAGTCCTCCGTTCGAGATAGTGACCCTCGGCTCGGTAGTACAATGGTCGAACAGATGCTCTCCCGTGTTCTGAGTTGTCTCAATTGGGTTGGGCGTGATGTCACAGCTCCAAGGCCCGACCCGTCTTGTAGAGT
This DNA window, taken from Magnolia sinica isolate HGM2019 chromosome 14, MsV1, whole genome shotgun sequence, encodes the following:
- the LOC131224756 gene encoding non-specific lipid-transfer protein 1-like, encoding MAGARVHTLVCLVLAFALITSPRAEAAITCGQVVSALSPCVSYLRSGGALPPACCKGIQTLNSSAKTTPDRQAACGCIKSASAGISGLNYGLAAGLPGKCGVSIPYKIALSTDCTKVK